A genomic segment from Amygdalobacter nucleatus encodes:
- the ppdK gene encoding pyruvate, phosphate dikinase, whose amino-acid sequence MTKYVYLFKEGDASMRNLLGGKGAGLAEMTRLGLPVPRGFTITTEACTRYYDDSETIAPEIETEIFKTLRTMEEITGKKLGDVTNPLLVSVRSGARSSMPGMMDTILNLGLTDEVVEAVAKLTDNPRFAWDSYRRFISMFGDVAMHIDKSHFDAAMDEVKAARGVKGDLELNAEDLKEVAQKMKVVYEQQLGKPFPQDPKEQLLTAVKAVFESWNNERAIYYRHMHDIPSSWGTAVNVQEMVYGNMGETSGTGVAFTRNPATGEAGIFGEYLMNAQGEDVVAGIRTPFPITHMKEQMPEVYAQFEEIAKTLEKHYGDMQDMEFTIERGKLFMLQTRNGKRTAFAALQVANDMVKEGLVTKERALMQIDPSSLDTLLHPNFDQEALKAAKPIAKGLPASPGAASGGIVFSAEEAFEVKQSGAKVVLVRTETSPEDIVGMNVSEGILTVRGGMTSHAAVVARGMGKCCVSGCAEVSINEEAETMTIGNKVFHKGDWISLDGATGCVYDGPIATKPASLTGNFATIMQWADEIRELGIRTNADTPKDAKVARDLGAEGIGLVRTEHMFFAEDRIFAFRKMIVAKTVEERRKALAEILPIQQGDFEAIFETMKGLPVTVRLLDPPLHEFLPQVEEDIVELANALNISVDDLKTTIHDLHELNPMLGHRGCRLAVTYPEIAEMQTTAIINAALKVSTDEHPMVAEIMIPLVCDIKELQFVKKVIVKTADKLIKESGRKLEYKVGTMIEIPRAALTADEIATEADFFSFGTNDLTQMTFGLSRDDAGKILDCYYNEGIFESDPTAHLDVKGVGQLMKIATEKSRGVKKNIKLGVCGEHGGDPASISFVNTLGFNYVSCSPYRVPIARLAAAQATISQRK is encoded by the coding sequence ATGACAAAGTATGTTTACCTCTTCAAAGAGGGCGACGCTTCAATGCGTAATTTGCTCGGTGGTAAAGGTGCTGGTTTGGCAGAAATGACTCGTTTGGGTTTGCCAGTTCCACGCGGCTTTACAATCACAACAGAAGCATGTACCCGCTACTATGATGATAGCGAGACAATCGCTCCAGAGATTGAGACTGAAATTTTCAAAACTCTGAGAACAATGGAAGAAATTACAGGTAAGAAGTTGGGCGATGTTACAAATCCACTCTTAGTTTCTGTTCGTTCTGGTGCTCGTAGTTCAATGCCTGGTATGATGGATACAATCTTGAACTTAGGCTTGACTGATGAGGTAGTTGAAGCAGTTGCTAAATTGACAGATAATCCTCGTTTTGCTTGGGACTCATATCGCCGTTTCATTTCAATGTTCGGTGATGTTGCTATGCACATTGACAAGTCTCATTTTGATGCAGCTATGGATGAAGTTAAGGCTGCTCGTGGCGTAAAGGGCGATTTGGAATTAAATGCTGAAGACTTGAAGGAAGTTGCTCAGAAGATGAAGGTTGTTTACGAGCAACAATTAGGTAAGCCTTTCCCACAAGATCCTAAGGAACAATTGTTGACAGCTGTTAAGGCTGTTTTCGAGTCTTGGAACAATGAGCGTGCTATTTACTATCGTCATATGCACGATATTCCAAGCAGTTGGGGTACAGCTGTTAACGTCCAAGAGATGGTTTATGGTAACATGGGCGAGACATCAGGTACTGGTGTTGCCTTTACTCGTAACCCAGCTACTGGTGAAGCAGGTATCTTTGGTGAGTACTTGATGAATGCACAAGGTGAAGACGTTGTTGCAGGTATTCGTACACCATTCCCTATCACACACATGAAAGAGCAAATGCCAGAGGTTTACGCTCAGTTCGAAGAAATTGCTAAGACATTAGAGAAGCACTATGGCGATATGCAAGATATGGAGTTCACAATTGAACGCGGTAAGTTGTTCATGTTGCAGACTCGTAACGGTAAGCGTACAGCTTTCGCTGCTTTGCAAGTTGCTAACGATATGGTTAAAGAAGGCTTGGTAACTAAGGAGAGAGCTTTGATGCAAATTGATCCATCTTCCTTGGATACATTGTTACACCCTAACTTTGACCAAGAAGCTTTGAAGGCAGCTAAGCCAATTGCTAAAGGCTTGCCAGCATCTCCAGGTGCAGCTTCAGGTGGTATCGTATTCTCCGCTGAAGAGGCATTCGAAGTTAAGCAATCTGGTGCTAAGGTTGTTTTGGTTCGTACAGAGACATCTCCTGAAGATATCGTTGGTATGAACGTTTCTGAAGGTATTTTGACAGTTCGTGGTGGTATGACATCACACGCTGCTGTTGTTGCTCGTGGTATGGGTAAGTGCTGCGTTTCTGGTTGTGCTGAAGTTTCAATCAATGAAGAAGCTGAAACAATGACAATTGGTAACAAAGTATTCCATAAGGGCGATTGGATTTCCTTGGATGGTGCTACAGGTTGTGTTTATGATGGCCCTATCGCAACTAAACCAGCTTCCTTGACAGGTAACTTTGCAACAATTATGCAATGGGCTGATGAGATCCGTGAATTAGGTATTCGCACAAACGCTGATACACCTAAGGATGCTAAGGTTGCTAGAGATTTGGGTGCTGAAGGTATCGGCCTCGTTCGTACAGAGCATATGTTCTTTGCTGAAGATCGTATCTTTGCTTTCCGTAAGATGATCGTTGCTAAGACTGTTGAAGAGCGTCGTAAGGCATTGGCTGAAATCTTGCCAATTCAACAAGGCGACTTTGAAGCTATCTTCGAAACAATGAAGGGCTTGCCTGTTACAGTTCGTTTGCTCGACCCACCTCTGCATGAATTCTTGCCACAAGTTGAGGAAGATATTGTTGAGTTAGCAAATGCTCTCAATATTTCTGTTGATGATTTGAAGACAACAATTCATGATTTACATGAATTGAACCCAATGTTAGGTCACCGTGGTTGCCGCTTGGCTGTTACATATCCTGAAATTGCTGAGATGCAAACAACAGCTATTATCAATGCTGCTTTGAAGGTATCTACAGATGAGCATCCAATGGTAGCTGAGATTATGATTCCTCTCGTTTGCGATATTAAGGAATTGCAATTTGTTAAGAAGGTTATCGTTAAGACAGCTGATAAGTTGATCAAAGAGTCTGGCCGTAAGTTGGAATACAAGGTTGGTACTATGATTGAGATCCCACGTGCTGCATTGACAGCTGATGAGATTGCTACAGAAGCTGACTTCTTCAGCTTTGGTACTAACGACTTGACACAGATGACATTTGGTTTGAGCCGTGATGATGCTGGTAAGATTTTGGATTGCTACTACAATGAAGGTATCTTTGAATCTGATCCTACAGCTCACTTGGATGTTAAGGGCGTTGGTCAATTGATGAAGATTGCTACGGAGAAGTCTCGTGGCGTCAAGAAGAACATCAAGCTCGGTGTTTGCGGCGAGCATGGTGGTGATCCAGCTTCAATTAGCTTCGTTAATACCCTTGGCTTTAACTATGTATCTTGCTCACCATATCGTGTGCCAATCGCACGTTTGGCTGCTGCTCAAGCTACAATTAGCCAACGTAAGTAA
- a CDS encoding L-threonylcarbamoyladenylate synthase — protein sequence MLMTTKLFTAKRNDDGVYSLDDAELLQAANFLKAGQLVVFPTETVYGIGALVNKWQAIKNIFLVKGRPQDNPLILHVDSLAMLKRYVQPLNEVELFLIEHFMPGPITFIMRRSKLVNNAITAHLDTVGIRMPSNPIARRLISYCGEGIAAPSANISGRPSPTNSQAVVHDFWNKVPCIIDGGDSAFGVESTILDLSQETFHILRPGAISAEQLNAALVAGGFGKLVLEQHDYYLPNLKAGDAPKAPGMKYRHYAPEAKVKILHGDQQEMTEAAESFVEACLNENKSAKITTFVSHELYNSWPEDLKKKVVEPIFFEDYACHAELLPKLAETESELDNLHKMAFQAANGLFKALRQADLENVDLILVEAVEAQGMAQAYMNRLTKAESK from the coding sequence ATGCTGATGACAACAAAATTGTTTACAGCCAAAAGGAATGATGATGGCGTTTATTCTTTGGATGACGCTGAATTGTTACAAGCTGCGAATTTCTTAAAAGCAGGCCAGCTCGTGGTCTTTCCAACCGAGACAGTTTATGGAATTGGTGCGCTAGTTAACAAATGGCAGGCAATCAAAAATATTTTCTTAGTTAAGGGGCGTCCACAAGACAATCCCCTCATTTTGCACGTTGATAGCCTCGCTATGCTGAAACGTTATGTACAACCATTAAATGAAGTTGAATTGTTTTTAATTGAACATTTTATGCCAGGCCCAATTACTTTTATTATGCGGCGTAGCAAATTGGTAAATAACGCAATTACGGCTCATCTTGATACAGTTGGTATTAGAATGCCATCTAACCCGATTGCAAGACGTTTGATCAGCTACTGTGGCGAAGGTATCGCTGCTCCATCTGCCAATATTTCAGGCCGTCCAAGCCCGACAAATAGTCAAGCAGTTGTACATGACTTTTGGAACAAAGTGCCTTGCATAATTGATGGTGGCGACAGTGCTTTTGGCGTTGAATCGACGATTCTTGATTTGAGCCAGGAAACATTTCATATTTTGCGTCCCGGTGCTATTAGCGCTGAGCAACTAAATGCGGCACTTGTAGCAGGTGGTTTTGGTAAGCTTGTTCTAGAACAACATGACTACTATTTGCCAAATTTAAAAGCAGGAGACGCACCTAAAGCTCCTGGCATGAAATATCGCCACTATGCGCCTGAGGCCAAAGTCAAAATTTTGCATGGTGATCAGCAAGAAATGACAGAAGCAGCCGAATCGTTTGTCGAAGCTTGTTTAAACGAAAATAAGTCGGCCAAGATAACCACTTTTGTAAGTCACGAGTTATATAACAGTTGGCCAGAAGATTTGAAGAAAAAGGTAGTAGAACCGATTTTCTTCGAAGATTATGCTTGTCATGCTGAGCTTTTGCCTAAATTAGCTGAAACTGAAAGCGAACTTGATAATTTGCATAAAATGGCGTTCCAAGCTGCAAATGGTCTATTCAAAGCTTTGCGCCAAGCTGATTTAGAGAATGTCGATTTGATTTTGGTAGAAGCAGTAGAAGCACAGGGAATGGCACAAGCTTATATGAATCGTTTGACCAAAGCAGAAAGCAAATAA
- the prfA gene encoding peptide chain release factor 1 — protein MLEVNLLKLQRMSMRMEELEQALSQPEIVSDLPRFTALSKELGDIEPIVSQFQKYQKIEAEIKQNHELLNETEDAELVEMLKSEQHDLETELAKVDEELQVALLPKDPRDELSLFMEIRSGAGGEEAALFAYELYRMYQLYTSEHGFKCKTIELNETEIGGIKEIVFQVEGKGAWSRLKYEMGVHRVQRVPATESGGRIHTSTATVAVIPEATQTSKVEINPKDIRIDTYRASGAGGQHVNMTDSAVRITHFPTGLVVTCQDERSQIKNREKAMLVLMSRLEQLYNEQHQAELSEERRSQIGTGDRSERIRTYNYPQGRVTDHRIGLTLYQLQQVLDGDLDLIIEQLQAAERNNIAKQAN, from the coding sequence ATGTTAGAAGTTAATCTGTTGAAATTACAACGCATGAGTATGCGTATGGAAGAACTTGAACAGGCACTTTCTCAGCCTGAAATTGTTAGCGATTTACCACGTTTTACAGCCTTATCTAAGGAGTTGGGTGATATAGAACCAATTGTCAGTCAATTTCAGAAATACCAAAAGATCGAGGCAGAAATCAAGCAGAATCATGAGCTACTCAACGAAACAGAAGATGCAGAATTAGTTGAGATGCTGAAGAGTGAACAGCATGATTTGGAAACAGAGTTAGCCAAGGTAGATGAGGAATTACAAGTTGCCTTGTTACCCAAAGACCCGCGTGATGAGCTTAGTCTCTTTATGGAGATTCGCTCTGGGGCTGGTGGCGAAGAGGCTGCTTTGTTTGCTTATGAGCTTTATCGTATGTATCAATTATATACGAGTGAGCATGGCTTTAAATGCAAAACCATTGAACTGAACGAAACAGAAATTGGCGGGATCAAAGAGATTGTGTTCCAAGTTGAAGGTAAGGGTGCTTGGTCCAGATTGAAGTACGAGATGGGTGTACATCGCGTACAACGTGTGCCAGCTACTGAGTCAGGCGGACGTATTCATACTTCTACAGCTACAGTTGCAGTTATCCCGGAAGCGACTCAGACATCTAAGGTAGAAATTAATCCGAAAGATATTCGTATCGATACGTATAGAGCTTCTGGTGCAGGTGGCCAACATGTTAATATGACTGACTCTGCTGTTCGTATTACGCACTTCCCGACAGGCTTGGTTGTAACTTGTCAAGATGAGCGTTCACAAATAAAAAACCGCGAAAAAGCAATGTTGGTTTTGATGTCGAGGTTGGAACAGTTATACAATGAACAGCATCAGGCAGAATTGTCAGAAGAGAGGCGTTCACAAATTGGTACAGGTGACCGAAGTGAGCGCATAAGAACATACAATTACCCACAAGGCCGTGTAACTGATCATAGAATCGGTTTAACTTTGTATCAGTTGCAGCAAGTTTTGGATGGCGACTTAGATTTAATTATTGAACAATTACAGGCAGCCGAACGCAATAATATTGCTAAACAAGCTAACTGA
- a CDS encoding HemK/PrmC family methyltransferase — protein MTVTVNHLDLIIQAKERLAKDRPDLTRGQLIKLLAHKYLACSEQKVHLARPGEIALSSQIVTNYEADIAKLLDNWPFAYVLGETDFFDETYKCKEGVLIPRPDSEVLVEECLRVLTDLATNVPQNTLNVCEIGVGSAALLAGIYSHFTVKDKQLRLFASDINPLAIKLSEENLLAKHVPAKLWQVDLLPDLDTAKQAGLLPIDLLYSNPPYIAPAEWDDLDQSVKNFEPKNALLAEEEGLAVYRRILDKVRTEKYLRAGAYILFEHGYMQKASLANLLSEPAYSLFKIKKWRQDYHGKDRVLVIQYCP, from the coding sequence GTGACCGTAACAGTTAATCACCTGGATTTGATCATACAGGCTAAGGAACGTTTGGCAAAAGATAGACCTGATTTGACACGGGGGCAATTGATTAAGCTGCTGGCACATAAATATTTAGCCTGTAGTGAACAGAAAGTTCACCTAGCTAGGCCTGGTGAAATTGCCTTATCTTCGCAAATTGTGACAAATTACGAGGCAGATATAGCCAAATTGTTGGATAACTGGCCTTTTGCATATGTATTGGGTGAAACTGATTTCTTTGATGAGACTTACAAATGCAAAGAAGGTGTATTGATCCCTAGACCTGATAGTGAAGTGCTTGTAGAAGAATGCTTGCGTGTTCTAACTGATCTAGCGACCAATGTGCCGCAAAATACGCTCAATGTTTGCGAAATAGGCGTTGGAAGTGCTGCCTTATTAGCGGGAATTTATAGCCATTTTACAGTTAAGGATAAGCAATTACGTTTGTTTGCGAGCGATATAAATCCATTGGCGATCAAATTGAGTGAAGAAAATTTGCTAGCTAAACATGTACCAGCTAAATTATGGCAAGTTGATCTTTTACCTGATTTAGATACAGCTAAACAAGCAGGGCTTTTGCCAATTGATCTTTTGTACAGCAATCCACCTTATATTGCGCCAGCTGAATGGGATGATTTAGATCAGTCTGTGAAAAATTTTGAACCTAAAAATGCTTTATTGGCCGAAGAAGAGGGTTTAGCAGTTTATCGGCGTATATTGGATAAAGTAAGGACGGAAAAATATTTGCGTGCTGGTGCTTATATTTTGTTTGAGCACGGCTATATGCAGAAAGCAAGTCTAGCTAATTTATTATCAGAACCTGCTTATTCGCTGTTTAAAATCAAAAAATGGCGCCAAGACTATCACGGTAAAGATCGCGTGCTGGTTATACAGTATTGTCCATAA
- the rpmE gene encoding 50S ribosomal protein L31 yields MKQGIHPKYDKCVVRCACGETWETESTVDSISADICSKCHPFFTGRQKLIDTGGRVDKFKRRESRK; encoded by the coding sequence ATGAAGCAAGGAATCCATCCGAAGTACGATAAGTGCGTAGTTCGTTGTGCTTGCGGCGAGACTTGGGAAACTGAGTCAACAGTGGACAGCATTTCAGCTGATATTTGCAGTAAGTGCCATCCATTCTTCACAGGCCGTCAGAAGCTCATCGATACAGGCGGACGTGTTGATAAGTTCAAACGTCGTGAATCACGTAAGTAA
- the rho gene encoding transcription termination factor Rho codes for MVPIFYSELSKETLVKLIVQRKLMQISKAMQKKRQFLMDLLIEDDRKHGYKTIVEANQNFEFTPDTFSKKPRKKELAAQQVMSEEAVANLQVKEQAKNEKKVTKLSKENDLESPQAPSTENSVETAKTELKDEPASTTLSDDKTDSRPVTKSKSANRQKKIFSKQRLSVKLHKPKQAEVETEDKKIPAEDKVNTQAETAESNTAEAVELEQENEKELEKRELVGGILNITPDGYGFLRTENYNLSANDYFVSPQLIRRFNLREGDEVHGFLRKKRGDERFQAINFIKDVNGFAPEKLFKRPQFARLVPIYTQERYTLETTSTELSTRIIDLVCPIGKGQRGMIVSPPKAGKTILLQKIADAISRNNPEAHLIVLLIDERPEEVTDMQRRIRGEVVYSTFDQTAENHVRITELVLERAKRLVELGEDVVILLDSITRLARAYNLTINPTGRTLSGGLDPGSLHGPKRFFGAARKIENGGSLTIVATALVETGSRMDEVIFEEFKGTGNMEVYLDRKLSEKRIFPAIDINRSGTRREELLLNERELDAVWSIRKAMGRLDTASVTELIINFMQKTKNNAHFVECISMSLNDKDVIDSLIKKNANNKANNYQN; via the coding sequence ATGGTTCCAATTTTTTATAGTGAACTTAGTAAAGAAACGCTTGTCAAGTTAATTGTGCAGCGTAAATTGATGCAAATTAGTAAAGCAATGCAAAAAAAACGTCAATTTTTGATGGATTTATTGATTGAAGATGATCGTAAACACGGTTATAAAACAATTGTCGAAGCAAATCAAAATTTCGAATTTACGCCTGATACATTTAGCAAAAAACCACGTAAAAAAGAATTGGCCGCTCAACAAGTTATGAGTGAGGAAGCGGTAGCTAATTTGCAAGTCAAAGAGCAAGCCAAGAACGAAAAAAAAGTCACAAAGCTAAGTAAAGAAAATGATTTGGAAAGCCCGCAAGCACCAAGCACTGAAAACAGTGTAGAAACAGCTAAAACTGAATTAAAAGATGAGCCTGCATCCACTACTTTAAGTGATGATAAAACAGATTCAAGGCCTGTAACAAAGAGCAAATCAGCTAATAGGCAAAAAAAGATTTTCAGTAAACAGAGATTAAGTGTCAAACTTCACAAACCAAAACAGGCAGAAGTAGAAACTGAAGATAAAAAAATTCCAGCCGAAGATAAAGTCAATACACAAGCAGAAACAGCTGAGAGCAATACAGCCGAAGCAGTTGAACTTGAGCAAGAAAATGAGAAAGAGCTTGAAAAAAGAGAACTTGTCGGTGGTATCCTTAATATTACACCAGATGGCTACGGCTTCTTACGGACTGAAAATTATAATTTAAGTGCAAATGATTATTTTGTATCCCCTCAGTTGATTAGACGATTTAATTTGCGTGAAGGCGATGAAGTGCATGGATTTTTGCGCAAGAAACGTGGTGATGAACGCTTTCAAGCTATTAACTTTATCAAAGATGTTAATGGGTTTGCACCAGAGAAATTGTTCAAGCGTCCACAATTTGCTCGCCTAGTTCCAATTTATACACAAGAACGTTATACCTTAGAGACTACAAGTACGGAATTGAGTACACGTATTATTGATCTAGTTTGCCCAATTGGTAAGGGACAGCGTGGCATGATTGTTTCTCCACCTAAAGCTGGTAAAACAATTTTGCTCCAAAAAATAGCTGATGCAATCAGTCGTAACAATCCAGAAGCACATTTAATTGTCTTGTTGATTGATGAACGCCCAGAAGAAGTTACAGATATGCAAAGACGCATCAGAGGCGAGGTTGTTTATTCTACTTTCGATCAGACAGCTGAGAATCACGTGCGTATTACTGAATTAGTCTTAGAACGAGCTAAACGTTTGGTTGAGCTTGGCGAAGATGTTGTTATTTTGTTGGATTCTATTACTCGTTTGGCACGTGCTTACAACCTAACAATTAACCCAACTGGTCGCACTTTGTCTGGTGGCTTGGATCCAGGTTCATTGCATGGTCCGAAGCGTTTCTTCGGTGCAGCTCGTAAAATTGAAAATGGTGGTAGCTTGACAATTGTAGCAACAGCTTTGGTGGAAACTGGTTCGCGCATGGACGAAGTTATCTTTGAGGAATTTAAAGGTACAGGTAACATGGAAGTTTACTTGGATCGCAAGTTGTCTGAGAAACGTATCTTCCCAGCTATCGATATTAACCGTTCAGGTACTCGCCGTGAGGAATTATTGTTGAATGAGCGTGAACTTGATGCAGTCTGGTCAATTCGTAAGGCGATGGGCCGTTTGGACACAGCTTCAGTCACGGAATTAATCATTAATTTCATGCAAAAAACTAAAAATAATGCTCATTTTGTTGAATGCATCAGTATGTCACTGAATGACAAAGATGTGATTGATTCGTTGATTAAGAAAAATGCTAATAATAAGGCTAATAACTATCAAAATTAA
- a CDS encoding TraX family protein, with protein sequence MLKLIAFILMTIDHMAWLWPHIIPYQVSYILRLICRLAFPLFVYDCVLGLRRTRSIPKYLSRLAILAVISQICIHLCYVKLNVTDFEGFVNIFFSLFFGLIFIMAIDLLLACLLRLKVIKSLPFELFHYKNFKLWHGLLNSLHSKKKSTLAAILFFSLVIVITCPIIVFIIHCDYSLFGLILFVCLHYLVYAKGAFSAELSQVELKNKVPAYILYLAIVFGIYLGIADYLLPRLGVTAFMFGDLQTCVIFSPYLFPLAAKSKKPKRWLSRLLYFYYPLHLVLISIVRYLTI encoded by the coding sequence ATGCTAAAATTAATTGCTTTTATTTTGATGACTATCGACCATATGGCTTGGCTTTGGCCCCATATTATTCCCTATCAGGTTAGCTATATTTTGCGCTTAATCTGTCGTCTAGCTTTTCCGCTTTTCGTCTACGATTGCGTTTTGGGCCTGAGAAGAACTAGAAGTATTCCTAAATATCTAAGTCGTTTAGCTATTTTGGCGGTCATATCACAAATATGTATTCATCTCTGTTACGTTAAGCTTAACGTGACTGATTTTGAGGGCTTTGTCAACATTTTCTTCTCACTCTTTTTCGGTTTGATCTTCATCATGGCAATCGACCTCTTATTAGCCTGTCTCTTACGCTTAAAAGTAATAAAGTCGCTACCTTTTGAATTATTTCATTATAAGAATTTCAAATTATGGCATGGTTTACTGAACAGTTTGCATTCCAAAAAGAAATCTACTTTAGCAGCCATCTTATTTTTCAGTTTAGTCATAGTTATCACATGTCCAATCATCGTGTTTATAATTCACTGCGATTACAGTCTTTTCGGTTTAATCTTATTCGTCTGCTTACATTATCTTGTTTATGCCAAAGGTGCTTTCTCAGCTGAGCTTAGTCAAGTTGAATTGAAGAACAAAGTGCCTGCATACATTTTGTATCTAGCTATCGTCTTTGGTATTTATCTCGGTATAGCAGACTATTTGCTGCCACGTTTGGGTGTAACAGCTTTCATGTTTGGCGACTTGCAAACTTGTGTCATCTTCTCGCCATACCTCTTCCCACTTGCTGCTAAGAGCAAAAAGCCAAAGCGGTGGTTAAGTCGACTTCTCTACTTCTATTACCCACTGCACCTAGTTTTAATCTCAATCGTGCGTTACCTGACAATTTAG
- a CDS encoding CPBP family intramembrane glutamic endopeptidase produces MTKRKNIGQVISHLVLGILVFLVSASLISEFIKLLLDNGVLKCDPVYAFTIAASLYSFVQIIAFSAWFRYKETVRTGYIWLNKVSLRNWFKLPSLCCFLLFLSGLLTNLINFLAKYFTIFANALQDYSDLLLQQLQPLNPMTLLAIVVMVPIAEEFLFRAFVVGELKQITSVTWACFISGLIFSIAHWNLLQSVYTFAAGLALACVYVWTGSIYYSIALHAIFNFCGLVFPHLVLRYPQFEIPYVLVLLTLALVGYFAFGNLYHQYMDKQQKVHLEADNHVEQ; encoded by the coding sequence GTGACTAAACGAAAGAATATTGGACAGGTGATTTCTCACTTAGTCTTAGGTATATTAGTTTTCTTAGTAAGTGCCAGTTTGATAAGTGAATTTATTAAACTCTTACTTGATAACGGTGTGCTTAAATGTGATCCAGTTTATGCCTTCACAATTGCAGCAAGTTTATATAGCTTTGTACAGATAATTGCCTTTTCTGCTTGGTTTAGGTATAAGGAAACTGTGAGGACAGGTTATATCTGGCTGAACAAAGTTAGCTTGAGAAATTGGTTTAAGTTGCCAAGCCTATGTTGCTTTTTGCTTTTCTTGAGTGGTTTACTTACGAATCTTATCAATTTCTTGGCCAAGTATTTTACAATTTTTGCGAACGCTCTACAAGATTACAGCGATTTACTTCTACAACAGTTACAGCCCTTAAATCCTATGACATTGTTGGCTATTGTTGTGATGGTACCTATAGCAGAGGAGTTTCTGTTTCGTGCCTTTGTTGTAGGCGAATTGAAGCAGATTACATCTGTTACTTGGGCTTGCTTTATTTCGGGCCTAATTTTTTCAATTGCACATTGGAATTTGTTGCAATCAGTCTATACTTTCGCTGCTGGATTAGCGTTAGCCTGTGTCTATGTTTGGACTGGAAGCATATATTATTCGATTGCCTTACATGCAATATTTAATTTTTGTGGCTTAGTCTTTCCACATCTTGTTTTACGCTATCCGCAATTCGAAATTCCTTATGTATTAGTTTTATTGACCTTGGCTCTGGTTGGCTATTTTGCTTTTGGCAATTTATATCATCAGTACATGGATAAGCAGCAAAAAGTGCATTTGGAAGCTGATAATCATGTTGAACAGTAA
- a CDS encoding DUF1292 domain-containing protein, translated as MADDKKQTNKQISDDEKLIVLEDLDNGYEFYMRKLDMFAYNGQEYIVFAPFEPADGEHNAPDIVIMRILHASVQRKKSKQLGEEIQFESILDRNELDEVFAKFNERMVMEALVKE; from the coding sequence ATGGCAGATGATAAAAAGCAAACTAATAAACAAATTTCTGATGATGAAAAGCTGATAGTGCTAGAAGATCTAGATAACGGCTATGAATTTTATATGCGCAAATTAGATATGTTCGCCTATAACGGGCAGGAATATATTGTGTTTGCTCCGTTTGAGCCAGCTGATGGCGAGCATAATGCCCCAGATATTGTGATTATGCGTATTCTGCACGCATCAGTACAAAGAAAAAAATCTAAGCAATTAGGCGAAGAGATTCAATTTGAATCTATTTTGGATCGTAACGAGTTGGATGAGGTCTTTGCTAAATTTAACGAACGAATGGTCATGGAAGCTTTGGTTAAGGAGTAA
- a CDS encoding DUF1292 domain-containing protein, giving the protein MKKEESELKTAQTDVQNEQSLTGEEAEVMLDESELSDEDLLATSTVTLTDCETGEDLQFYVAYEFPFEDEYYYVLVSVNQKEPEALFARSVKLEDGTDGFETLTDNEFEKVAAEYERLCDLMDDETEIEPGEASDIVYNE; this is encoded by the coding sequence ATGAAAAAGGAAGAGTCCGAATTGAAAACAGCTCAAACAGATGTTCAGAATGAGCAATCTTTAACAGGTGAAGAGGCTGAGGTTATGTTGGACGAAAGTGAGCTAAGTGATGAAGATCTCTTAGCAACTTCTACCGTGACATTAACAGATTGCGAGACAGGCGAGGACTTACAGTTCTATGTTGCTTATGAGTTCCCGTTTGAAGATGAGTATTATTATGTTCTAGTTTCTGTAAATCAGAAAGAACCAGAAGCACTTTTTGCCCGTTCTGTTAAATTGGAAGATGGTACAGATGGCTTTGAAACATTAACTGATAACGAATTTGAAAAAGTTGCAGCTGAATATGAGCGCTTGTGTGATTTGATGGATGATGAAACAGAGATTGAGCCAGGAGAAGCGTCTGATATAGTCTATAACGAGTAG